From Ochotona princeps isolate mOchPri1 chromosome X, mOchPri1.hap1, whole genome shotgun sequence, one genomic window encodes:
- the LOC101531269 gene encoding sciellin-like, translated as MKLSHPFNNNARHDNLIKVVPEANKNNQGNQGVENLTKVNPSPKKSEQSLDELINVSPKAAKNTAGNHGLDKLIKVNPEIHVKNRRNQDLDHLIKVNPAVLRRNQSADLDNLIKVQPSALRNTTCNQDMTNVIEVNSYVSENKNGRLNGQLSGFTSAVHSQSARTTTCPYEARNSLSSSAGPRSTGSKDTVVYTRTYVENSKSLKDGYHETISGKYIQTVYSTSDRSVIERDMCTYCCKPLAIETKMILDELQICCHSTCFKCEICKKPLENLQAGDSIWIYRETIHCEPCYSKVMAKWIQ; from the coding sequence ATGAAATTGTCTCATCCCTTTAATAATAACGCAAGACATGACAACCTCATCAAAGTGGTTCctgaagcaaataaaaataatcaaggaAACCAAGGTGTGGAAAATCTTACCAAAGTGAATCCTTCACCCAAGAAAAGTGAACAAAGCCTTGATGAACTCATTAATGTAAGCCCCAAAGCTGCCAAAAACACTGCTGGAAACCATGGTCTTGACAAACTCATCAAGGTGAATCCTGAAATTCATGTAAAGAACCGAAGAAACCAAGACCTGGATCACCTCATCAAAGTGAATCCTGCAGTACTCAGAAGAAATCAGAGTGCAGATTTGGACAATCTCATTAAAGTGCAACCTTCAGCTCTCAGAAACACTACTTGCAACCAAGACATGACAAATGTAATTGAGGTGAATTCTTATGTGTCTGAAAATAAGAATGGAAGGCTTAATGGGCAACTCAGTGGATTCACCAGTGCTGTACACAGCCAGTCGGCAAGGACCACTACTTGcccatatgaagccaggaacagtCTCAGCTCCAGTGCTGGACCCAGGAGTACAGGCTCTAAGGATACTGTTGTGTACACAAGGACCTACGTGGAGAATAGTAAATCACTGAAGGATGGATATCATGAGACTATCTCTGGAAAATACATACAGACCGTTTATTCAACTTCAGATAGGTCTGTCATTGAAAGAGACATGTGCACTTACTGCTGCAAACCCTTGGCTATAGAAACGAAAATGATTCTAGATGAGTTACAAATTTGCTGCCATTCTACTTGCTTCAAGTGTGAAATATGCAAGAAGCCTTTGGAAAATCTGCAGGCAGGTGACAGTATTTGGATTTATAGAGAAACAATCCATTGTGAACCTTGCTACTCTAAAGTTATGGCAAAGTGGATTCAATAA